A single Halogeometricum sp. S3BR5-2 DNA region contains:
- a CDS encoding rhomboid family intramembrane serine protease: MAECDECGADENLPYQCRRCGNTFCAAHRLPESHNCPGLNDWANPDGVFDSGFDDSIQNRGRAEEGVLKRVKSTVGRQTSTHSVVNFFPGGLTNVFLVLMWVTFAMQFVIFPVLFGISPGSSLWRSVFVLSTQHPLYVWTWLTAIFAHGGFTHIAVNSIALYFFGPVVERRLGTVRFTVLFLATGVLAGLAQVGATLLLNPGVQSGVVGASGAIMAVMGVLTVLRPKLKVYLYFILPIPLWMLTIGFAVFSTVAGPSSMGPGGVANWAHLVGIGLGLAYGAVVKKGQNIPESIHIGRGPGRSGRRRF; this comes from the coding sequence AGTGTGGCGCGGACGAGAACCTACCGTACCAGTGTCGTCGGTGTGGCAACACGTTCTGTGCCGCCCATCGCCTCCCGGAGAGTCACAATTGCCCCGGACTGAATGACTGGGCTAACCCCGATGGCGTTTTCGATTCTGGGTTTGATGACTCGATCCAGAATCGAGGTCGTGCCGAGGAGGGTGTGCTCAAGCGGGTAAAGTCTACTGTTGGACGACAAACGTCCACCCATAGTGTGGTCAATTTCTTCCCGGGAGGTCTGACCAATGTCTTCCTTGTGCTGATGTGGGTGACGTTTGCGATGCAGTTCGTCATTTTTCCCGTTCTCTTCGGAATCTCTCCCGGATCATCTCTGTGGCGGTCAGTGTTCGTCCTCTCGACACAGCATCCACTGTACGTCTGGACGTGGCTCACAGCTATCTTCGCCCACGGTGGCTTCACGCATATCGCGGTGAATAGTATCGCGCTGTACTTCTTCGGGCCAGTTGTCGAGCGTCGCCTCGGCACGGTGCGCTTTACAGTGCTGTTTCTCGCTACGGGCGTGCTCGCTGGGCTCGCACAGGTTGGGGCGACACTGCTCCTGAATCCTGGAGTACAGTCGGGAGTTGTCGGCGCGTCGGGCGCCATCATGGCTGTCATGGGGGTCCTCACCGTTCTCCGACCCAAGCTCAAGGTGTATCTGTACTTCATACTCCCAATCCCGCTTTGGATGCTTACCATCGGGTTCGCCGTCTTTTCGACCGTCGCCGGCCCTTCCTCGATGGGTCCGGGGGGTGTAGCGAACTGGGCCCACCTCGTGGGGATCGGTCTCGGCCTCGCGTACGGAGCGGTTGTCAAGAAAGGTCAAAACATCCCCGAATCGATTCACATTGGCCGCGGTCCGGGCCGCTCAGGCCGGCGCCGCTTCTGA